The Oreochromis aureus strain Israel breed Guangdong linkage group 16, ZZ_aureus, whole genome shotgun sequence genome includes the window CTGGTGCACTGGAGTGCAGGGTCATGCTCTCTCTCTGATCTCTTTCAAAATAgcttaaattatttttctcttATGGTTTGACCCAACAAACCTCTTCTTCATTATCAGTTCATCCTTGTGAGAGCaactttttcatttaaatttttccCCACTTCCAAAAATACAGCTGGAATGTCTATTTCTGCATGATGTTACTTGTCTTTGACAGCTGAAAGTGAGAGTTGAGTCACATCATTAAGTCAAAGGCAAGAATGTGGTAACAATGCCCTTTGTCAGTCATAGCCTCTAGGGAAAGTCACGAGATCAGAGATGAagtggcaagaaaaaaaaatcctgaagaagaacaactttaaatatttaatgctTTCTGTTGCAGAAAGTATGTAACAAAAAACAATCCAGAGTATTATAAAAAGCATTGAATGTTCAGACTTTGCTTTTTTAGCATTAAATTTGTACATAGCCAGATAACACAGATTAAACAGTGAAGAGAAATTAtccaaaatgtttttgcagactTTCTGTAGTTTAGTAATTAAACCCTGTCGCTGAGTTCAATGCTGGGCGGTGTGTCTGCAtgcctttttaaaaagcaaaattgcACAACATGACATTCAGATCATAATTCTGACTTGTCTTGTATGACAGCTGTCATACAAAATAGTTTTAAACAAAAGATCTGATCAAATCTTTAAAATTCTTAAATGAATAGTGAcacaaaagaagacaaaaaataaactacatGAGCAGCTGATACTCACAGTAGACCTGTATGGTGAAGGGCAGACTTATTTCTTTAGTCAGGGAGtcaccgctgatgtcacaccgGACCTGGCGACCATTAATCTCTCTCGTAGGTACACCAAACAATGAGCTGACTGTGGTAGTTGTACCGTTGTCATACTGGGTGGAATTTGTTGTCATCCGCACTTTGTCTGCAAATGTACCAGTGAGCCACCTCACCTCTGCAGGAGGCTTCGATCCAGCAGCCGTGCAGGTAGCAAATAAAACCTCTTCTTTGCCCAAAGTGGGAAGATTGTCCTTGATGCTTGTGATAGGAGGCACTAGGAGAGTTACAGCACACAAGTAAGTCCACATGCATGCAAAATGGTGAAAATAActgtttcacacacaaacacagataatATTCTaaataaaagttgttttttcttccatACCAAAAACTTTTAGAGGTATCTCAGTCTTCTGAGTTCCACTGGGAAACAAGGTGAAGATGCACGTGTAGCTGCCTTCATCCTTCAGGGCAACATTGGATAACTGGAGAGTTCCATTTTTGTCATTAAAATTCCCGATATATTTAAATCGATCATCACGTCCATTGACAAACCGTGGTTCTTCATTTGGCCTGACAGTGATAAAATTGTCATTACTGGGTTTTTCTCTCATTCTCCTCTGCCAGGTAATCTGTGTCAAGTCTTCCGTGGTGTCAGTGAGTTTGCAAGGTAAGACAGCTGTATCTCCTTGAACCACTGTCACGCTTCCACCAATCACCTGGAGAGCTGTAAAGTGAATGGAGTAGTATTAATGATGGGAACTGAAAAAGTAGAAACATCAGAGTGCCCAATAAGATTTACAGGATTAAACACTAAAGTATAAGTTAACTTGTATGTGGtctcctgattttttttattttattttatgaggCATAACGCATTAACCATAGAATGTGGAAGAGCACTTGATGGTATTTATGACATACTCAACCTCACATTGTATACATGGACAATCAAaagtatccatccatccatccatccattcatcttctTCCGCACTtcacccttttctggctgaaAATGCCAGACGCCATCGGATGTGAGCATTTGTAGCGTTGTGTTGTGTGATCAAACTGCATATTTCAGAGTGGCCTTTAATTGTGGGCAGTCTAAGGCACACCTCTGCAATATTAATGCTGTCTAATCAGCACCTCGACATGCCACACCTGTGAAGTGGGATGGATTATCTTGGCAAAGGAGAAGTTCTCACTAACACAGATTTAGACAGATCTGTGAACAATATTTGATAGTAATGGGTCTTTTGTGTATGtagaaaatgtttcagatctttAAGTTCAGCTCATGAAAAAtgggagcaaaaacaaaagtgttgcGTTTATATCTTTGTTCAGTGTATATGccagatctctctctctctctctctccctctctcacactcacacacacacacacacacacacacattctgaaTACACCTTTGTAGATTCGTGCACAGGGCTTGCACTCACACGTCTCTTCTTTTTACACCGTTACATTATGTAAACTGGCAAACGCACAGGCAAATGCTCCAGACGTGCACACGTGCACTGAGATTGACAGATACATGCACGCACATATTGTTTCTTCAAATATTGGCTCCATATTTCTTGGCGTTAGCCCTTTGATCTATGACTGTATGCATGCGTGAATACAGAAAAAACTTTCTACATACCGTCGCTGCCcagcagcacagacagcagcGCCAGGCAAGGTGCCACAAAGACACGACGCATTTCAATTATTCCCGTAATAAATGCgcctgaaaacacaaacaagtcCACCCATTCGCTCTTCTTTCTCCTAGGAGCAGCGACCCAGCGACATGGTTGAGTTCAGTTAACAAGTTAGTTCAGTTAACAAGTTAGCAACACGTTTCTTAAGTGATGGAGGAGCGAAACAGCGAACGCAACAACGGAACAGCGTTACTCAGGATTACTGGAGGTGGCGTCAGGGAAGAGGTTTAAAAAGAGGAGCTTCATGTGTTAGTGGAAGGTGGAGTCAGGAAGGAGCAGGtttaaaaaggataaaaaaaaaaaagctccttaCATATTTTGAGAACCCAAGTAAAAGAAAAGTACTTGGGTTGCAAATACATGGTCCTTTACACTTTATTTCGTTTGGACAGACTTAAGAACtttattttcaaatcttttcttttttttccatcccaGAAGTTTTTGCTTGAGGATCATTCCTCTTTGATTTTACTTTTTGATCGCTTCAGTACAGTTTTGTTAAACACGTGGTCATAAAAGCTTTATGATGGCTGTCAGTGGGATCAACATAAAGATTCAATTAAGAGTTGAAACAAATGGTTACCGTGAGTCAGTGAGGAAGATTTTCAACCACCTTAAAGTGTTTAATTTGAACAAGAATACAAGAAACAGAAACTGGTCGTTCTTCAAAAAGCAGTAAAGAGGGCAGTTACTTTGGGATTACACCTGTCCAGATCCAAAGTGTTGAAGTTCACTTGAAAAAGCCACGAGAAGCATCCAAATACGTTTTTACACAGTTTTCAGTGTCTTTAAAGTAACTgagcaattttaaaaataaggaTTGTGTTTAATATCAGGATGAAAATCATTTTCAGTCAGTTACTGGATGAAGTTTAGAACCAAT containing:
- the LOC116320573 gene encoding poliovirus receptor-like, with protein sequence MRRVFVAPCLALLSVLLGSDALQVIGGSVTVVQGDTAVLPCKLTDTTEDLTQITWQRRMREKPSNDNFITVRPNEEPRFVNGRDDRFKYIGNFNDKNGTLQLSNVALKDEGSYTCIFTLFPSGTQKTEIPLKVFVPPITSIKDNLPTLGKEEVLFATCTAAGSKPPAEVRWLTGTFADKVRMTTNSTQYDNGTTTTVSSLFGVPTREINGRQVRCDISGDSLTKEISLPFTIQVYFSPTEVNIRQISEDTFECVAAANPEAKYNWNRSGQSLPQPGVKVEGAKLQLLSLTSDLNGLYQCEASNTYGSKHSQLYVHVASGTCSAAWTLFGLLFFLNVIGAAVWCYYKSGYSQKRRRLVLKDSKNGTNGEAEMLAAKTSQLADVESKNGQYSTCTEGTTSVSLQTG